A portion of the Shewanella sp. SNU WT4 genome contains these proteins:
- a CDS encoding methyltransferase — protein MLTNPSQLIMRNHSLISDQSVLLLNHEGDSLAVELSHSSPQVGALALDYHHHLGLNNQANKQLTCHFGHRWPQPDKFDSVIIYFPKAKNLFPYLLQLAAHHLNIGGQVLVTGENKGGIKSIAKMMPAWFSPAHKIDNARHSLLYVSELMAASAPLNLNDFASQYQLQTPQGELTICNLVGVFSESKLDLGTQLLLQHLPQLKGRVLDFGCGAGVIAAALLKAQPELQLECVDINAMALAACELTLKANNMQAKVYPSDGLAQTQGQFDAVISNPPFHDGLQSTTQIATDFVSASAKQLAKGGQWQIVANGHLPYGDAIASAFKQSVNVIASTNKYKLYRQRG, from the coding sequence GTGCTCACTAATCCATCTCAACTTATTATGCGCAACCACTCGCTAATTTCTGACCAAAGCGTGTTACTTCTCAATCATGAAGGTGACTCATTAGCCGTGGAACTCAGCCATAGCTCGCCCCAAGTCGGCGCGCTCGCGTTGGATTATCATCACCATTTAGGTCTTAACAATCAGGCGAATAAGCAGCTCACCTGTCATTTTGGTCACAGATGGCCACAGCCAGATAAGTTTGATTCAGTGATCATCTATTTTCCTAAAGCTAAGAATTTATTCCCGTATTTACTGCAACTGGCCGCCCATCACCTCAATATTGGTGGTCAAGTGCTGGTGACCGGCGAAAATAAAGGCGGTATTAAATCCATCGCTAAGATGATGCCAGCGTGGTTTAGCCCAGCACATAAAATCGATAATGCCCGTCATAGTCTGCTGTATGTTAGTGAGTTAATGGCAGCGTCTGCGCCACTCAATCTCAATGATTTTGCTAGCCAATATCAATTACAAACACCGCAAGGCGAGCTCACCATTTGTAATTTGGTGGGGGTATTTAGTGAGTCTAAGCTTGATTTGGGCACGCAGTTATTACTGCAGCATTTACCGCAGCTTAAGGGTCGAGTGTTAGATTTTGGCTGTGGCGCCGGGGTGATTGCCGCAGCGTTACTTAAAGCTCAGCCAGAATTACAGCTGGAATGTGTCGACATTAACGCCATGGCATTGGCCGCGTGTGAATTAACCCTCAAAGCGAATAACATGCAGGCTAAGGTTTATCCATCAGATGGTTTGGCTCAGACTCAAGGTCAATTTGATGCGGTAATTTCTAACCCACCGTTTCATGATGGCTTACAAAGCACCACCCAAATTGCCACCGACTTTGTTAGCGCTAGCGCTAAGCAACTGGCGAAAGGTGGTCAATGGCAAATTGTGGCTAATGGACACTTACCTTATGGCGATGCAATCGCCAGCGCCTTTAAACAAAGCGTTAACGTGATAGCGAGCACTAACAAATATAAGCTCTATCGCCAACGAGGCTAA
- a CDS encoding porin, with product MQRKLISSSIIAALALASTSAFAAEPSFYGRLDLALTNADDGYTTQNKKSGTVLENNFSHIGLKGSETIATGFDIIYQMEFQVENTGLEGSKTPFKARNTFLGLKTSHGTVLIGRSDPVFKQSEGNVDMFGNTNADIDRLVAGQGRVADGIWYYSPKFADLVTFDATYLMADNHETSKAQYALGATVGDKGLKAHNYYVAAAYMDGIENIEAYRVVGQVKCNDFKFGALFQNTRSQTYSNLEGNTYFVNAAYNLNGVNLKVQFGQDDSGLGGLVKNLAADQTDSKGFLSTVSDVSLTNISVGADYRLAKSTLVYGQFAHYSGDLKATGRATTDLDDSVLSVGVRYDF from the coding sequence ATGCAACGCAAATTAATTTCTTCATCTATCATCGCGGCTTTAGCCTTAGCCTCTACTTCAGCCTTTGCTGCTGAGCCAAGCTTTTATGGTCGTTTAGACTTAGCATTGACCAATGCTGATGATGGCTACACTACCCAAAACAAAAAAAGCGGTACTGTATTAGAAAACAACTTCTCTCATATCGGTCTGAAAGGCAGCGAAACTATCGCTACCGGCTTTGATATCATCTATCAAATGGAATTTCAGGTAGAGAACACTGGCCTTGAAGGCAGCAAAACCCCATTCAAAGCTCGTAACACTTTCTTAGGTTTAAAAACCTCACACGGCACAGTATTAATTGGCCGTAGCGATCCAGTATTCAAGCAGTCGGAAGGCAATGTTGATATGTTCGGCAACACCAATGCTGACATCGACCGCTTAGTGGCTGGCCAAGGCCGTGTTGCCGATGGTATCTGGTATTACTCACCTAAGTTTGCTGACTTAGTCACCTTTGATGCCACTTACTTAATGGCTGATAATCACGAAACCAGCAAGGCCCAATACGCCTTAGGTGCCACTGTAGGTGATAAAGGCCTGAAGGCTCATAACTACTATGTCGCTGCTGCCTATATGGACGGTATCGAGAACATCGAAGCTTACCGTGTAGTAGGCCAAGTTAAGTGTAATGACTTCAAGTTTGGCGCTTTATTCCAAAATACTCGCAGCCAAACTTATAGCAACCTTGAAGGTAACACTTACTTTGTTAACGCGGCTTACAACCTAAATGGCGTGAACCTGAAAGTGCAATTTGGTCAAGATGACAGTGGTTTAGGTGGCTTAGTGAAGAACCTAGCGGCAGATCAAACTGATAGCAAAGGATTCCTTTCAACAGTTTCTGACGTTAGCCTGACCAACATCAGCGTGGGTGCGGATTACCGTTTAGCTAAGTCAACCTTAGTGTACGGTCAATTTGCTCACTACAGTGGTGATCTTAAGGCGACTGGCCGTGCCACTACCGATTTAGATGACAGCGTGTTATCTGTGGGCGTGCGTTACGACTTCTAA
- a CDS encoding DUF3149 domain-containing protein: protein MAFWMDLMFGNAIGLLSMLVIFSTLAIISYLGWMIVKKSADPTA from the coding sequence ATGGCTTTTTGGATGGATTTGATGTTTGGCAACGCGATTGGTTTACTGTCTATGCTAGTGATTTTTAGCACACTCGCCATCATCAGTTATCTTGGCTGGATGATAGTTAAAAAATCAGCCGATCCTACGGCTTAA
- a CDS encoding Arm DNA-binding domain-containing protein, with protein sequence MLNHLQTKKFKFTTANLKALPRNPSHSSSTELEFSDTEVIGLKCLSGKTDSKRFMLRYSINEQKKSIAIGRFPDVDLMSARKIARTHKTQIAQGQDPRQERDQLHAVPTISQFFYDTYLPLAKKRKSSWNKDKQRFNDHCGTIAHLKYSELTANHIIQIQLRMNAPSKTKPAS encoded by the coding sequence ATGCTCAACCATCTTCAAACCAAAAAGTTCAAATTCACCACCGCCAATCTTAAAGCCCTACCTCGTAATCCATCCCATTCATCATCTACTGAACTTGAATTTTCAGACACCGAAGTTATCGGCCTTAAATGTTTATCAGGCAAGACGGATAGCAAACGCTTTATGCTGAGGTATTCCATTAATGAGCAAAAGAAGTCGATTGCCATAGGACGTTTTCCTGATGTGGATTTAATGTCAGCCAGGAAGATAGCCCGGACGCATAAGACTCAGATTGCTCAAGGACAAGACCCAAGGCAAGAGCGTGACCAATTACATGCCGTACCAACCATTAGTCAGTTCTTTTACGATACTTACTTACCCTTAGCTAAGAAGCGCAAGTCTAGCTGGAACAAGGATAAGCAGCGTTTTAACGACCACTGCGGCACTATCGCGCATCTGAAATATAGTGAGTTAACAGCTAATCACATTATCCAAATCCAATTACGGATGAATGCTCCCAGCAAGACTAAGCCTGCCTCATAG
- a CDS encoding HAMP domain-containing sensor histidine kinase: protein MWIFLKQFNGSKKDKRIWLGIMLACLLSVLIISGLQLAFFYHEHKQHQQQQLTQLSQQLAKQLSQSNQLQTSAQIEHTLAIITAMPQVGAASIKLGEHDYQAGAINARLFQVNQAINAGKAELMLQSSSHVNQQPFIHLALSTLILSSLQTLLVGMMALFLLWHFVSRHLRQLSQYCDQLMNDDKVPALVFADVSRHSDFNKVAAAINKIQQYLRHSYGQLLQSKQTLEEVFNERNQLLQNELAYKEELRKQIKEQTKEVEQSLLLLSHTQRIMVEQEKMAALSGLVTGVAHEINTPIGVCLTAASSQQESLQQIETLLPLPSTSMDDITDRLQECDLASRLIINNVTKAGELIQRFKTVAAQQCIESRYSKNLWQVVEEIEQAVNSKFADFDVKVTLRIDASLHVTTDQNLLSQIISNLMTNSYCHAFSAGRDNQLIVSAQTEASQVIVTVEDNGAGVSAIEQSKIFEPFYTTRRSAGNTGLGLSAAFNAATQLQGQLSYSAGSIGACFILNIPAEYYYSGDIEFFD, encoded by the coding sequence ATGTGGATATTTTTAAAGCAATTTAATGGCTCAAAAAAAGATAAGCGCATCTGGCTTGGCATCATGCTCGCTTGCTTACTTTCAGTGTTAATTATTTCAGGCTTACAGCTGGCCTTCTTTTATCATGAACATAAACAGCATCAACAGCAGCAACTCACCCAACTCAGTCAGCAACTCGCCAAGCAACTATCTCAATCCAATCAGTTACAGACTAGCGCACAAATCGAGCACACATTAGCCATCATCACAGCTATGCCACAAGTGGGCGCCGCCAGTATTAAGCTTGGTGAGCACGACTATCAGGCGGGTGCTATCAATGCGCGCTTGTTTCAAGTGAACCAAGCCATTAATGCCGGTAAGGCCGAGCTAATGCTGCAATCGTCTAGTCATGTTAACCAACAACCCTTTATCCATTTAGCCTTATCCACCTTAATTCTCAGTAGCTTACAAACCTTGTTAGTGGGGATGATGGCGTTGTTTTTACTGTGGCATTTTGTCAGCCGCCATTTGCGCCAGTTAAGCCAGTATTGCGACCAACTGATGAACGATGACAAGGTGCCAGCCTTAGTGTTCGCCGATGTCAGCCGGCATTCTGATTTCAATAAAGTGGCAGCGGCTATCAATAAAATTCAGCAATATTTGCGCCATTCTTATGGGCAATTATTGCAATCCAAGCAGACCTTAGAAGAAGTGTTTAATGAACGTAATCAGTTATTACAAAACGAATTGGCTTATAAAGAGGAACTGCGAAAGCAGATAAAAGAGCAAACCAAGGAAGTGGAACAGTCGTTATTACTGTTAAGTCATACCCAGCGCATCATGGTTGAGCAGGAAAAAATGGCGGCCTTAAGCGGTTTAGTCACAGGGGTGGCGCATGAGATTAACACCCCAATTGGCGTGTGTTTAACGGCGGCCAGTAGTCAGCAAGAATCTTTACAACAAATAGAAACCTTACTGCCCTTGCCCAGCACCAGCATGGATGACATTACCGATAGATTGCAAGAATGCGATTTAGCCAGCAGGCTCATCATTAACAATGTCACTAAGGCGGGGGAATTAATTCAGCGTTTTAAAACTGTGGCGGCGCAGCAATGCATTGAATCGCGCTACAGTAAAAATCTATGGCAAGTGGTGGAAGAAATTGAGCAGGCGGTAAACAGCAAGTTTGCCGACTTTGATGTCAAAGTAACACTGCGCATCGATGCGTCACTGCATGTTACTACCGATCAGAATTTATTAAGCCAAATCATCAGCAATCTTATGACTAATAGCTATTGCCACGCCTTTAGTGCTGGGCGCGACAATCAGCTGATTGTCAGCGCGCAAACTGAAGCGTCGCAAGTAATTGTGACGGTTGAAGATAATGGCGCCGGCGTATCCGCTATCGAGCAGAGTAAAATATTTGAGCCCTTCTACACCACGCGCCGCAGCGCCGGCAATACTGGCTTAGGTTTGTCGGCAGCCTTTAACGCTGCCACTCAGCTTCAAGGACAATTGAGTTATAGCGCTGGCTCAATTGGCGCTTGTTTCATTTTAAATATACCGGCGGAATACTATTACTCAGGGGATATTGAGTTTTTTGATTAG
- the tcdA gene encoding tRNA cyclic N6-threonylcarbamoyladenosine(37) synthase TcdA produces MSAGYLNRFGGIGRLYGANALERFAASQVLVIGIGGVGTWVAEALARSGIGHISLMDLDDICVTNTNRQIHALASTVGQSKVEVMAQRILEINPECQVTQIEDFLSSDNLAEYLPTDATKPAYVVDCIDAVKPKAALIAWCKRNKIKLITIGGAGGQKDPTQIQIVDLARTIQDPLLAKVRNILRREYNFSKNVDRKFGVDAVFSTEHLTYPGQDGQVCHSKPEQGGSMRMDCSSGFGAVTVVTGTFAFVAVSRVLTKLAAAANA; encoded by the coding sequence TTGTCAGCAGGCTATCTTAATCGCTTTGGCGGTATCGGCCGTTTATATGGTGCGAATGCACTAGAGCGCTTTGCCGCGAGTCAGGTATTAGTCATAGGCATTGGTGGCGTGGGGACTTGGGTGGCAGAAGCCTTAGCGCGCAGCGGTATCGGTCATATTAGCTTGATGGATCTTGATGATATCTGCGTGACCAACACTAACCGTCAAATTCATGCGTTAGCCTCAACGGTTGGTCAATCAAAAGTGGAAGTCATGGCGCAGCGTATTCTTGAGATTAATCCAGAATGCCAAGTCACTCAGATTGAAGACTTTTTAAGTAGCGATAATTTGGCCGAATATTTACCAACCGATGCCACTAAGCCTGCTTATGTGGTGGATTGTATCGATGCGGTTAAGCCCAAAGCGGCGTTAATTGCTTGGTGTAAGCGTAATAAAATTAAGCTCATTACCATTGGCGGCGCTGGTGGACAAAAAGATCCGACTCAAATTCAGATTGTTGATTTAGCGCGAACGATTCAAGATCCGCTGTTAGCCAAGGTGCGTAATATTTTACGGCGCGAATATAACTTCAGTAAAAATGTTGACCGTAAGTTTGGCGTCGACGCTGTGTTCTCCACTGAGCATTTAACTTACCCTGGGCAAGATGGCCAAGTCTGTCACTCTAAACCTGAACAAGGTGGCAGTATGCGCATGGATTGCAGCTCAGGTTTTGGTGCCGTTACTGTGGTTACTGGCACCTTTGCTTTTGTGGCAGTGAGTCGAGTGCTAACTAAATTAGCCGCGGCGGCTAATGCGTAA
- a CDS encoding IS4 family transposase, producing the protein MMIISLKKQFMQFFSAHFLQKTAKNIGLMKRCRAILPEQLVLSLISALSKGNCTSIADLLRQFNGMCLTEMDNVAYKPFHNQLRKEAFPLFMRQLVQFAIAQFARQQCAQLPDKMSCFNDVLLQDGSSFHVHRQLASVYPSRFKRNPAAIECHMTMSLKTFSLTAMTISADTASERDYLPKPATMDNKLLLADAGYPDFDYFAELERHGGFYIFRGAKSLNPTVIEARNCKGRTLTKLAGKKLKEITRRTNRTEVLDLAVCRGNQTFRVIRRWFAEEQRFCIWLTNLPRETYSADDIMAIYRCRWQIELMFKELKSHTNWQRFATAQKAIVDGLVWASLLALCIRRSTALQIMPSVSLFKAAKNVDVWLLPIFECISHKSWSEIIDKIDWAIRYITKNAPKAQQRKSKKDITLDGIYEQLNA; encoded by the coding sequence GTGATGATTATCTCTCTTAAAAAGCAGTTTATGCAATTCTTTAGCGCTCACTTTCTTCAAAAAACGGCAAAAAATATTGGCCTCATGAAACGATGTCGAGCGATTTTGCCCGAACAACTTGTACTCAGTCTGATTTCGGCGCTCAGTAAGGGGAATTGTACTTCAATTGCCGATCTGCTCAGGCAGTTCAACGGGATGTGTCTGACCGAAATGGATAATGTGGCTTACAAACCTTTTCACAATCAGCTCAGAAAAGAAGCTTTTCCTCTATTCATGCGTCAGTTAGTACAGTTTGCTATCGCACAATTTGCCCGGCAGCAATGTGCTCAATTACCCGATAAGATGTCTTGTTTTAATGATGTGTTGCTCCAAGATGGTAGTTCTTTTCACGTTCATAGGCAGTTGGCATCTGTTTATCCAAGCCGCTTTAAGCGTAACCCTGCAGCGATAGAGTGCCATATGACCATGTCTCTCAAAACCTTTAGTCTTACTGCAATGACGATTAGTGCCGACACGGCTTCGGAGAGAGATTATCTTCCTAAACCAGCAACGATGGACAACAAATTGCTGCTAGCAGATGCAGGTTACCCAGACTTTGATTACTTTGCCGAGCTTGAGCGGCATGGAGGGTTCTACATTTTTCGGGGAGCCAAATCCCTCAACCCGACGGTCATCGAAGCGAGGAACTGTAAAGGTCGAACACTGACTAAGTTGGCAGGCAAAAAACTCAAAGAGATTACGCGCCGCACCAATCGGACAGAGGTGCTTGATTTGGCGGTTTGTAGAGGCAATCAGACATTTCGGGTAATAAGACGCTGGTTTGCCGAAGAACAACGATTTTGCATTTGGCTTACTAATCTGCCACGAGAAACCTACTCTGCAGATGATATTATGGCAATTTATCGCTGTCGCTGGCAGATAGAGCTGATGTTTAAAGAGTTGAAATCTCATACTAACTGGCAGCGATTTGCTACAGCACAAAAAGCCATCGTTGATGGCTTAGTCTGGGCCAGTTTATTGGCATTGTGCATTAGACGCAGTACGGCACTGCAGATAATGCCTTCAGTTTCGTTATTCAAGGCTGCAAAGAATGTTGATGTGTGGCTGCTGCCCATATTTGAGTGCATTAGCCACAAATCATGGTCAGAAATAATAGATAAGATTGATTGGGCGATCCGTTATATAACGAAGAACGCTCCAAAAGCACAACAGAGAAAATCTAAGAAAGACATAACGTTAGATGGAATTTATGAACAGCTTAATGCTTAA
- a CDS encoding TonB-dependent receptor, whose amino-acid sequence MAVINHRIFVCLCAALISPHLLATSWQANGFISQAYMHTENSRFIVGDDNDSFALTEAMLATSWRSDSPLRLAGALNYRQWGELTDSRVNFDYLFVEYNWHLWQGQQGIRLGRVKGEYGLYNSTRDVPFTRPSIILPQSIYPDLYRDAQLRIDGGDWFGEYLLASGVINWHVIAGFPAFGDDLADNIFGNHSSGEFEPEPYYSATVNYQSSAWYVGISYYQADIVFNSTSYMLDGNLDIDSWVASLQYRQDWWQLTSEINLFANLTEGINPNNTQGYQRNSLGFYVEGRVFLPKDWQLYLRFDNYDLDSNNRNAEAVSAVQGEPKYFSYSKDWTLGGQWLFEPSWMLALEYHQLDGAAWVPSFVNRDPLTQAKEWSIVAAQLSYRFQW is encoded by the coding sequence ATGGCAGTCATTAATCACCGGATATTCGTTTGTTTGTGCGCCGCGCTTATTAGCCCCCATTTACTGGCAACATCTTGGCAGGCCAATGGCTTTATTAGCCAAGCTTATATGCATACCGAAAATAGCCGCTTTATTGTGGGTGATGATAACGACAGTTTTGCACTGACCGAAGCTATGCTTGCCACCTCTTGGCGTTCAGACTCGCCATTACGCTTAGCTGGCGCCCTTAATTATCGACAATGGGGCGAATTGACCGACAGTCGCGTTAATTTTGATTATCTGTTCGTGGAATACAATTGGCACTTGTGGCAAGGGCAGCAAGGCATACGGCTTGGGCGCGTGAAGGGTGAATATGGCCTGTATAACAGTACCCGTGATGTGCCTTTTACTCGGCCAAGCATCATATTGCCGCAATCTATTTACCCAGACTTGTATCGGGACGCGCAGCTTAGGATTGATGGCGGCGACTGGTTTGGTGAATATCTGTTAGCAAGTGGGGTGATTAATTGGCATGTCATCGCGGGGTTTCCGGCCTTTGGCGATGACTTAGCCGATAATATTTTTGGCAATCATTCTAGCGGTGAGTTTGAACCAGAACCTTATTATTCCGCCACGGTTAATTACCAGAGTTCAGCTTGGTATGTAGGCATTTCTTATTATCAGGCTGATATTGTTTTTAACAGCACTAGTTACATGTTAGATGGCAATTTAGACATAGATTCATGGGTAGCATCCTTGCAATATCGCCAAGACTGGTGGCAATTAACCTCAGAAATTAATCTGTTCGCAAATCTTACTGAAGGCATAAATCCAAATAATACCCAAGGTTATCAAAGAAATTCCCTAGGATTTTATGTGGAGGGGCGTGTGTTTCTGCCCAAAGATTGGCAGCTTTATTTGCGTTTTGACAATTATGATTTAGATAGCAATAACCGTAATGCTGAGGCTGTTAGCGCTGTGCAGGGCGAGCCTAAATATTTTAGTTACAGTAAAGATTGGACCTTGGGCGGGCAGTGGTTGTTTGAACCGAGCTGGATGCTAGCGCTTGAATATCATCAGTTAGATGGGGCAGCATGGGTGCCGTCATTTGTTAATCGCGATCCTCTTACTCAAGCCAAAGAGTGGTCGATTGTGGCAGCTCAACTCTCTTACCGATTCCAATGGTGA
- a CDS encoding site-2 protease family protein produces MDVQVQLLNIDCLGKPLRLEASLAGWQAVYWDNALVAQCPASADNQGQRSHQFQLQSGEQTLTITLKIDLNWQPFSLSYQLYAQDKLVTEGQRNQHDIEQQTPVVAPVKVSQLSLVGLASLGFKLLKSAKVIKVVLAGASIAAYSWLFSFQFALALIACLVFHEYGHIRAMKYFGMKTKGIYLIPFMGGLALSDEKINTRWQDVVISIMGPTFGLLMSLLSLVAYWITGNIFFAGLASFNALLNLFNLLPILPLDGGHILKSISFSMNSIVGLAACVIGAAIGVYISYSLGLALLGFLLLIGSVEIVFEWRSRHHSHLLPLDRYGQVFSAIWYLLTVGALIAIIWYFASSGDDILALPLKILSS; encoded by the coding sequence CTGGATGTACAAGTGCAACTGCTGAATATTGATTGTTTAGGAAAACCGCTACGCCTCGAAGCGTCGTTAGCTGGCTGGCAGGCCGTGTATTGGGACAATGCCTTAGTGGCACAATGCCCAGCAAGCGCCGATAACCAAGGACAGCGCAGTCATCAATTCCAGCTCCAATCCGGTGAGCAAACGCTCACTATTACCTTAAAGATAGATCTTAATTGGCAGCCATTTTCCCTGTCTTATCAGCTATACGCGCAAGATAAATTAGTCACCGAAGGCCAGCGCAACCAGCACGATATTGAGCAGCAAACGCCTGTGGTGGCACCGGTTAAAGTCTCGCAATTAAGCTTAGTGGGCTTAGCGTCTTTAGGTTTTAAGCTACTAAAAAGCGCTAAGGTGATTAAAGTTGTGCTCGCTGGCGCCAGTATCGCCGCTTACTCTTGGCTATTTTCATTTCAATTTGCTTTAGCACTGATAGCTTGTTTAGTGTTTCACGAGTATGGCCATATTCGCGCCATGAAATACTTTGGCATGAAAACCAAAGGCATCTATCTCATCCCCTTTATGGGCGGCTTAGCCCTCAGTGATGAAAAGATAAATACCCGCTGGCAAGATGTAGTGATATCTATCATGGGCCCGACCTTTGGCCTACTTATGTCGCTGTTATCTTTAGTGGCTTACTGGATCACTGGCAATATCTTTTTTGCGGGCCTTGCAAGCTTTAACGCCCTGTTAAACCTCTTTAATTTACTGCCAATTTTGCCGTTAGACGGTGGCCATATCCTAAAAAGCATCAGCTTTTCTATGAATAGCATAGTGGGGTTAGCAGCTTGCGTTATCGGCGCCGCCATCGGCGTTTATATCAGTTACAGCTTGGGATTAGCCTTATTGGGCTTTTTGTTATTGATAGGCAGTGTTGAAATTGTGTTTGAATGGCGCAGTCGTCATCACAGCCATTTATTGCCCTTAGATAGATATGGCCAAGTGTTTTCAGCCATCTGGTATTTACTGACAGTTGGCGCCTTAATCGCAATCATTTGGTATTTCGCCAGCAGCGGCGATGACATCTTAGCCCTGCCATTAAAAATCTTAAGCAGCTAA
- a CDS encoding substrate-binding domain-containing protein has protein sequence MYKLALLLLCLCVSSNLNAQFFVITHDSNAETLSESDLRLIFSKQRTFWQDGQPIRVFILPPLSSLHQDFCRQELKLMPYFLQKKWDQRVFSGTGDRPEVVNNEQDMWQKVKATPGAIGYLSSEYQAQGNRNGSH, from the coding sequence ATGTACAAGCTAGCGTTATTGCTGCTGTGTTTATGTGTTAGCAGTAATCTTAATGCGCAATTTTTTGTGATTACTCATGACTCTAACGCTGAGACTCTGTCTGAAAGTGACCTACGGCTGATTTTTTCTAAGCAGCGGACATTTTGGCAAGATGGCCAGCCTATCCGGGTGTTTATTCTGCCGCCGCTATCAAGCTTACATCAAGATTTTTGCCGACAAGAATTGAAACTAATGCCCTATTTTTTGCAAAAAAAATGGGACCAAAGAGTGTTTTCTGGCACGGGCGACCGGCCTGAAGTGGTCAATAATGAGCAAGACATGTGGCAAAAAGTGAAAGCTACGCCAGGGGCCATTGGCTATTTATCGTCTGAGTATCAAGCGCAAGGAAATCGCAATGGCAGTCATTAA
- a CDS encoding DUF4862 family protein yields the protein MKYIIGAYASAPSGVSWNKELETEYYQQLKSQDNIGGIEHPFTGTLHPFDDEWFLNNIDKDWQFVFTSIPGVMAQLAKNPHFGIASTNEAGRQAAIAFYQQAQVAIKKLNDHLGRQAVSAIMIHTAPKITEASQSSIAALEASLTSLQSSNWHGAKLVIEHCDAYVAGQAPAKGFMRLEDEITAITNVNKALNGDIGICINWGRSAIETRSTTGPLQHIELAKKANLLTGLMFSGASDYAGPYGQWQDTHMPPAQALGIKDYAEHSLLTLEQIRQCIALSTPSTLGFLGAKISLRPNQACVEQRVSYVNGLTHLMQSASETV from the coding sequence ATGAAGTATATTATTGGCGCCTACGCCAGCGCACCCTCTGGCGTGAGCTGGAATAAAGAGTTAGAAACCGAGTATTACCAACAGCTTAAATCACAAGATAACATAGGTGGCATCGAACACCCGTTCACAGGAACTTTGCATCCCTTTGATGATGAGTGGTTTCTTAATAATATCGATAAAGATTGGCAATTTGTCTTTACCTCAATTCCGGGTGTGATGGCGCAATTAGCCAAAAATCCACACTTTGGTATTGCCTCCACCAATGAAGCCGGCAGACAAGCGGCGATTGCGTTTTATCAACAAGCGCAAGTAGCTATCAAAAAACTGAATGATCATTTAGGCCGCCAAGCCGTCAGCGCCATCATGATACATACTGCACCTAAGATCACCGAAGCTAGCCAATCATCCATAGCGGCGCTTGAAGCCTCGTTAACTAGCTTGCAGTCTAGCAACTGGCATGGCGCAAAGTTGGTGATTGAGCATTGTGATGCCTATGTGGCGGGTCAAGCGCCAGCGAAAGGCTTTATGCGCCTAGAAGATGAAATCACAGCTATTACCAATGTAAATAAAGCGCTTAATGGCGATATTGGTATCTGCATTAACTGGGGACGCTCTGCCATTGAAACTCGTAGTACTACCGGCCCATTGCAGCATATCGAGTTAGCTAAAAAAGCTAACTTATTAACTGGATTAATGTTTTCTGGTGCGAGCGATTACGCAGGCCCTTATGGTCAATGGCAAGACACTCATATGCCACCAGCTCAAGCCTTAGGCATTAAAGATTACGCTGAGCATTCATTATTGACCTTAGAGCAAATTCGTCAGTGTATTGCCTTAAGCACCCCGTCAACATTGGGCTTCTTAGGTGCCAAGATATCACTGCGTCCAAATCAAGCCTGCGTTGAGCAAAGAGTGTCATACGTTAATGGCTTAACACACTTGATGCAAAGCGCGAGCGAAACTGTTTAA
- a CDS encoding superinfection exclusion B family protein codes for MYKNIVNSFKHKGSQEHLVTVMLWLLLASTALLIMPVSLLEWLRVADVVAAYDHFIGLIMLIAAAYFVSRIMSFLMDEAISLLKDKRLGETIEQKVSVLDLAERAVLREFFLQAKSVLTLPINDMAVKGLANSGILQCVGNEHHYAIHGPTADYRIALKARSYLNRKILRLPAGEPNPEEMQLLLRTRPAFMNQLVQNRKHVA; via the coding sequence ATGTATAAAAATATAGTTAACTCATTCAAACATAAAGGATCGCAAGAGCATCTGGTGACTGTCATGTTATGGTTACTGTTAGCCTCAACCGCCTTACTTATCATGCCTGTGTCCTTGCTGGAATGGCTACGAGTGGCCGATGTGGTGGCGGCTTACGATCATTTTATTGGTTTAATTATGCTGATTGCCGCAGCCTATTTTGTTAGCCGTATCATGAGTTTTTTGATGGATGAAGCCATAAGCTTATTAAAAGATAAGCGCTTAGGCGAAACCATAGAGCAAAAAGTGTCCGTGCTCGATTTGGCTGAACGCGCAGTGCTACGCGAATTTTTTTTACAAGCAAAGAGCGTGTTAACTTTGCCCATCAATGATATGGCGGTAAAGGGTCTTGCTAATAGCGGTATATTGCAATGTGTGGGCAATGAACATCATTACGCCATTCATGGGCCGACCGCTGATTATCGCATCGCCCTTAAAGCACGCAGTTACTTAAATCGTAAAATATTGCGCCTACCAGCGGGGGAGCCGAATCCTGAAGAGATGCAGTTATTATTGCGCACTCGCCCAGCTTTTATGAATCAACTGGTGCAAAACCGTAAGCATGTGGCTTAA